TACTGGTGCTTGCCATATATGTCTACTtgctgagcaaaagaaaaaacgCTAGAATGACTTAATTCTAAAGGATTCACAATAGCAATAAATGTCACAAGTGGAAAGGTGGTGTGTTTTCATTAGCTTTGCAGGCAAATCTTAATTGGAAGGAAGAAATGATTATAATCTGATTTTGTAATTGGGATAGTTGGCTGTGAGTAGTGCTtctaaataattccttttttgtttaattctttcCTATCTAGCTAAACATCCAGAGATAAAAGCGTTGATGAAGCCAGACTATAACTTGATCTGGGTGGTTGTGCTGATGGTTCTTGCGCAGTTGACTGCATTTTACCTAGTTAAAGACTTGGACTGGAAATGGGTAATCTTCTGGGCATACGTTTTTGGAAGCTGTATTAGCCACTCCATGACTCTGGCTATTCATGAGATCTCTCACAATAGTGCCTTTGGTAACAGCAAAGCAATGTGGAATCGATGGTTTGGAATATTTGCCAACCTCCCTCTTGGTCTCCCATACTCCATATCCTTCAAGAGATACCACATGGATCATCATCGTTATTTAGGAGGTGACGGAATTGATGTGGATATTCCTACCAACTTTGAAGGCTGGTTTTTCTGCACCCGCTTTAGGAAGTTCATATGGATTGTTCTTCAGCCCTTTTTTTATGCAATTAGACCTCTCTGCATCAATCCCAAACCCATTACTCGACTTGAAATAATCAATTTGTTGGCTCAGCTTTCCTTTGATGTTGTGATATATTATTTATGGGGAGTCAAATCCACTTTTTACATGCTTGCTGGTTCAGTACTTGGACTTGGGTTGCACCCAATTTCAGGACACTTCATAGCTGAAcattacatgtttttaaaagggcaTGAGACGTATTCCTACTATGGGCCACTTAATTTGCTCACTTTTAATGTTGGTTATCACAATGAACATCATGACTTCCCCAATATTCCTGGCAAGAGCCTTCCACTGGTAAGTTTACTTCCGTTAttacttttccttaaaataaaccCTAATTTAACTTGAAAATTAGGTAGAAGACTGATAGTTAAAGGGAAGttgagagaggggggaaaaaagcaaacaaaaaactccaaaaaaacaacctgagAACAATTTCTAAGTTAAGTGATGAAAGGGGTAATTACTTACCATTTTAGTGGTATCCTGAACAAGCTTTCAGTGTGCTGGCTGCTCAGGCATCTTCCATAAATcctagaatcatggaatggtttgggttggaagggacctcaaagaccatctagttccaacccccctgccatgggcagggacaccctccactagaccaggttgcccaaagccccatccaacctggccttgaacacttccagggagggggcatccacagcttctctgggcaacctgttccagtgcctcaccaccctgatagtgaagaatttttttctaatatctaatctaaatctaccctccttcagtttaaaaggaaaggggaggaatgCATGTCTTAGGCTTTGCACTAACTTTAGTCTTCTGTAATTAGAACCAGCCTTCTGCTTGCTTCAGTTAGTAAGTATGCAGAAAACTAGTTAAGAAGTTGGAAATAAATTCAGAGATTTGTTGGCTCTGTCCTTGAAATCTTAAGGACAGTATTGTAATGCATGCTTATCCTTCAGCCTTTTCTATTGCTGACATTCTCTGGCAGGGAAAAGAGAGGGTTTGAGGTACTGCTAATGTTTGTTGTACTGTTGGCAAATGTTTAATAGCTTTCGAGTTTGGAGCAGCCCAGTTTCCTCTAGTGAGAACCTTTGAACCCTAAGTAAGTATCAGCTGTACATTGACAGACTTAAGGCTTCAAAGTGAAATTAGACCTGTCACATCTGTGTGAATACCAGATGTGAATTTTCAAACTAGTTTCTCCCTACTTCAATATTTGCTGGTTTCTCTTAAGCAGGAGCTTAATTCTTATTGCATATGTGTCTCCCAATTGGAGCATGGGAACACAGGCTTCCAGAGTTACACCTAAAACTCATCTTCAGTGAAGTGTTTTTCATCAGGTACTAAGTTTGCAATTTGACAGCAGCTGTGGTGTTGGTCTTGTAACTTTGTTATTGCACTTGGTGAAAGTAAGACCTTGTAAGCTTGTGCCTTTGGAGTCTAAACTTGTAATTTCTGTTGTCAGTGGTGGAACTGCAGATGAAATAACCACTCCAGTACTACTTTAGCAGGGCAGTTACATTCTGTAATTGGTTTGTTGAGACTTTGTTTCTGTTAGTTTTGAAAaagatgatttatttattcatagATTTAATCTTTCAGATATAGCTAAAGCTGCTTTAACTCACCTGTGACACCCAGATCTGTGCTGGTGGACCAGCATTTCACTTCTTGCACCAGTACTTCAGTTGTAGATATAGAacgtttttttttccaagtgtttaATTGCAGAGGTAAATACCCAGCTGTGCCTCAGCACTCCTAATCTACAGCTCTGATAAGAGAACAAAGCTGCCTTTTAGAACAGTGTAGTTAATTTGATTGGACTCAGCTGTGCTGTGTGCTAAAGATCACTGAAGTACTCAACACTTGATTCCAGCTGGGGTACTAGTCAGCTGACAATAATTACTGTTCAATAAAAAGACACTGGCTAATCTATAGGTGTGATGATGGATCAAAAATGATCTTCAGCTCCAAACCAGGCATGCAAATATCTTGAGTTTATTGCTCATACAGAATATGTCTTCTGTCTAAAGCTATAGAATTTagtgaaaaatcagttttgttctGTTCAGGTTTTTAAGGCTTTATGTGATTGGCCTTAAGTATCAGTAAGGATCTCTAACTGAAACTCCAGCTCTTAGTTTAAAAAAGTGGTCTAGTCAACATGTACATCTGAGAATAAAGTCTTAGGAAGCAGTTTATATTCATTCTTTAATGTTCTTTCTTCTGAGTGTTGAGGTTTGAAACTACATCTAGAAATAGCTGTGTTACACAGCTCTTCCTAGAACTTAAACCATCTTTTTTTAGTGATACTCATATACCTATGAGTCACCACTGAACTTGGTCACCTACTTCCACTAACAACCAAACTGCTTTCGTGAGCCTCATCATGCTGTAGGTACCACTGTGAATGGACTTGAGGGTGTTAGTTTGTTCTGGTTAGCTTCAATATAAAAGTTTCACATGAAGTTCACTTAACTGGGGAGTTTCCTTCAAGAAACTTTCACATTATGGCACTAGTAGCCTTTCCTGTAGAATCTAACATCTAAAATGAAACTTCTAGTGCTCTGCATTAAGTTACAGGTTGAAAATTGTAAAGTTGTCACAATTGGTGCTAatataaatagtaaataaaCCTTGTGTCTCCTCTTTAGGTGAAGAAAATAGCAGCTGAATACTATGACAACCTGCCACAATATAACTCTTGGATAAAAGTACTGTATGACTTCGTGATGGATGACACAATCAGCCCGTATTCACGCATGAAAAGGCAATTAAAGGGTGAAGTGAAGCAAGATTAAACTTCtggcagcaaaaaaacccactttgaAATATCTGCTTGCTTTAAAGTGGCTGGTATAAGGTCTCTTGCTAAAGATGTTCACCAGTGTCCTGAATTAAGATCTACAGCAACATAGCAATGCATCCTAAAGGATTTTGTAGCAGACTCCTACCAGCTCTAACATTCCTCGCAGTCCTCAGATTCAATGGTTTAATGTGTATATGTTTGCCTAAGTATCAGTGTTATATGCATAATGCTAAATCACTTTGTTACAGATTTTACTTTGGCAGGTGTTAAATCTATAGAATGTCTGTCTGactcttaaaatattaaaagttcTCAATGTAGTACACAGCCCACAATGTGCTATTTAGATGACTGTAGTGTTAATGCTGTACTTACCTGTTAATTCTAAACTAACGTGATTTGTTAACTTAAACCTTCTCTTGAACCTGATTCCTAACTTATGGGTGGAAGAACTAAATTTGCACAGAAATGTTAAGCctgcttttgtttaaatatgtaACATGTCA
The DNA window shown above is from Grus americana isolate bGruAme1 chromosome 3, bGruAme1.mat, whole genome shotgun sequence and carries:
- the DEGS1 gene encoding sphingolipid delta(4)-desaturase DES1 codes for the protein MGNTVAREDFEWVYTDQPHADRRKEILAKHPEIKALMKPDYNLIWVVVLMVLAQLTAFYLVKDLDWKWVIFWAYVFGSCISHSMTLAIHEISHNSAFGNSKAMWNRWFGIFANLPLGLPYSISFKRYHMDHHRYLGGDGIDVDIPTNFEGWFFCTRFRKFIWIVLQPFFYAIRPLCINPKPITRLEIINLLAQLSFDVVIYYLWGVKSTFYMLAGSVLGLGLHPISGHFIAEHYMFLKGHETYSYYGPLNLLTFNVGYHNEHHDFPNIPGKSLPLVKKIAAEYYDNLPQYNSWIKVLYDFVMDDTISPYSRMKRQLKGEVKQD